From the genome of Denticeps clupeoides chromosome 4, fDenClu1.1, whole genome shotgun sequence, one region includes:
- the LOC114788653 gene encoding interferon-induced protein 44-like, giving the protein MSAVKSNLSKEQERMLCSMFDRAKLSLLFKASVHGYSGSSFHQKCDNQGPTITVAYNNSGLVYGGYVSKDFAQTGQDVYDEKAFLFSLDCRSEDIILRQVPVTNGQPAFNDGAYSPNFGSLYNNSNNVFSNPGNYFDSLQPQPQCSFYNVNTGPNFGGLVFLNNNGTQVSSKPGTFYNFDPALIHGNDLNLIELEVYRVEDSGNHLEKPWRNIDWSPGKRKELMETIKSWKPIITSVSKAQVLLVGPVGAGKSSFFNSLSSVFRGHVTSQAVTGSAGTSVTTKFHTYPVMSDKSRKPLPLILCDTMGLEGDVNAGLDMEDITSILQGHVQDRYQFNPLVPLQEEAPGFRKAAYVKDKIHCLVYVIDSSKVKLLPEKMLEKFAAIRRKANLLGIPQLVLLTMVDEACSLVAENLQKVYQSLYIEKMMREAAALLGVSLSAVIPVKNYSRELELHSDIDVLLLSAVIQIIRAAESYFDDIYQDAEEETT; this is encoded by the exons ATGAGTGCCGTTAAATCCAATCTGTCTAAGGAGCAGGAGAGGATGCTCTGCTCCATGTTCGACCGAGCCAAGCTCAGCCTGCTGTTCAAAGCCAGTGTCCATGGCTACAGCGGCTCCTCCTTCCACCAGAAGTGTGACAATCAAGGACCAACCATCACGGTGGCCTACAACAACTCAGGTCTTGTCTATGGAGGGTATGTCAGTAAAGATTTTGCTCAGACAGGACAAGATGTCTATGATGAAAAGGCATTTTTATTCAGCCTGGACTGCAGGAGTGAGGACATCATACTCCGCCAGGTCCCTGTGACCAATGGCCAGCCTGCTTTCAACGATGGCGCATACTCCCCTAATTTTGGATCATTGTACAACAATTCAAACAATGTGTTCAGCAATCCAGGAAATTACTTTGACAgccttcaacctcaacctcagtGTTCCTTCTACAATGTCAACACTGGTCCCAATTTTGGAGGCCTGGTCTTTCTCAACAATAATGGAACACAAGTATCCAGCAAACCTGGAACGTTCTACAACTTTGACCCTGCACTGATCCATGGAAATGACCTGAACCTGATAGAGTTAGAGGTCTACAGAGTTGAAG ACTCTGGTAACCACCTGGAGAAGCCTTGGAGAAACATTGACTGGAGCCCTGG GAAAAGAAAGGAATTGATGGAAACAATTAAAAGTTGGAAGCCCATCATTACCTCCGTCAGCAAGGCCCAAGTTCTGCTGGTGGGTCCTGTTGGTGCTGGAAAGTCCAGCTTCTTCAACTCTTTAAGTTCGGTCTTccgaggtcatgtgaccagccaGGCAGTGACAGGATCTGCTGGTACCAGTGTGACCACCAAG TTCCACACCTACCCTGTCATGTCAGATAAGAGTAGAAAGCCTTTACCTCTCATTCTGTGTGATACCATGGGTTTGGAGGGTGATGTGAATGCTGGCCTGGATATGGAGGACATCACAAGCATCTTGCAAGGCCACGTTCAAGATCGCTACCAG TTCAACCCACTGGTGCCCTTGCAAGAAGAAGCACCTGGTTTCCGCAAAGCAGCGTACGTGAAGGACAAGATTCACTGTTTGGTCTATGTGATTGACAGCAGCAAAGTGAAACTGTTGCCTGAAAAAATGCTGGAGAAGTTTGCTGCAATCCGCCGGAAAGCCAACCTGTTGG GGATCCCTCAGCTTGTGCTCCTGACCATGGTGGACGAGGCCTGTTCCTTAGTGGCGGAGAACCTACAGAAGGTCTACCAGAGTCTGTACATTGAGAAAATG ATGCGAGAGGCCGCCGCCCTCCTTGGTGTCTCTTTGTCGGCCGTGATTCCGGTTAAAAATTACAGCCGTGAGCTGGAGCTCCACAGCGACATCGACGTCCTGCTGCTCAGCGCCGTGATCCAAATAATCCGTGCAGCTGAAAGCTACTTCGATGACATTTACCAAGACGCTGAGGAAGAAACTACATAG
- the LOC114788720 gene encoding interferon-induced protein 44-like isoform X2 has product MSDVRSRLTKKQEGVLCSMFFGSARLSLLFKASVQSYNYSVFHQKCDRQGPTLTVAYNNAGFIFGGFISKDFAQTGSNLKDDKAFLYGLDSRGDNLQPHRVHVIDGQCSFSDVSSGPNFGGLVFLDNGTQVYSNPGTLYNFDPALIHGNDLNLIELEVYRVEDSGNHLEKPWRNIDWSPGKRKELMESIKSWKPIITSVSKAQVLLVGPVGAGKSSFFNSLSSVFRGHVTSQAVTGSAGTSVTTKFRTYPVMSDKSRKPLPLILCDTMGLEGDVNAGLDIGDITSILQGHVQDRYQFNPLVPLQEEAPGFRKAAYVKDKIHCLVYVIDSSKVKLLPEKMLEKFAAIRRKANLLGIPQLVLLTKVDEACSLVAENLQKMREAAALLGVSLSAVIPVKNYSRELELHSDIDVLLLSAVIQIIRAAESYFDDIYQDAEEETA; this is encoded by the exons ATGAGTGACGTCAGATCCCGTCTTACTAAGAAACAGGAGGGGGTGctctgttccatgttttttggaTCTGCCAGGCTCAGCCTGCTGTTCAAAGCCAGCGTCCAGTCCTACAACTACTCTGTCTTCCACCAGAAGTGTGACAGACAAGGTCCAACTCTCACTGTAGCCTACAACAATGCAGGATTCATCTTCGGAGGGTTTATCAGTAAAGATTTTGCTCAAACTGGGTCAAATTTGAAAGATGATAAAGCTTTCTTGTACGGCCTGGATAGCAGGGGTGACAACCTTCAACCACATCGTGTTCATGTGATCGATGGTCAGTGTTCCTTCTCTGATGTCAGCTCTGGTCCCAATTTTGGAGGCCTGGTCTTTCTCGATAATGGAACACAAGTATACAGCAATCCTGGAACGCTCTACAACTTTGATCCTGCACTGATCCATGGAAATGACCTGAACCTGATAGAGTTAGAGGTCTACAGAGTTGAAG ATTCTGGTAACCACCTGGAGAAGCCTTGGAGAAACATTGACTGGAGCCCTGg GAAAAGAAAGGAATTGATGGAATCAATTAAAAGTTGGAAGCCCATCATTACCTCCGTCAGCAAGGCCCAAGTTCTGCTGGTGGGTCCTGTTGGTGCTGGAAAGTCCAGCTTCTTCAACTCTTTAAGTTCGGTCTTccgaggtcatgtgaccagccaGGCAGTGACAGGATCTGCTGGTACCAGTGTGACCACCAAG ttCCGCACCTACCCTGTCATGTCAGATAAGAGTAGAAAGCCGTTACCTCTCATTCTGTGTGACACCATGGGTTTGGAAGGTGATGTGAATGCTGGCCTGGATATAGGGGACATCACAAGTATCTTGCAAGGCCACGTTCAAGATCGCTACCAG TTCAACCCACTGGTGCCCTTGCAAGAAGAAGCACCTGGTTTCCGCAAAGCAGCGTACGTGAAGGACAAGATTCACTGCTTGGTCTATGTGATTGACAGCAGCAAAGTGAAACTGTTGCCTGAAAAAATGCTGGAGAAGTTTGCTGCAATCCGCCGGAAAGCCAACCTGTTGG GGATCCCTCAGCTTGTGCTCCTGACCAAGGTGGATGAGGCCTGTTCCTTAGTGGCGGAGAACCTACAGAAG ATGCGAGAGGCCGCCGCCCTCCTTGGTGTCTCTTTGTCGGCCGTGATTCCGGTTAAAAATTACAGCCGTGAGCTGGAGCTCCACAGCGACATCGACGTCCTGCTGCTCAGCGCCGTGATCCAAATAATCCGTGCAGCTGAAAGCTACTTCGATGACATTTACCAAGATGCTGAGGAAGAAACTGCATAG
- the LOC114788720 gene encoding interferon-induced protein 44-like isoform X1 has protein sequence MSDVRSRLTKKQEGVLCSMFFGSARLSLLFKASVQSYNYSVFHQKCDRQGPTLTVAYNNAGFIFGGFISKDFAQTGSNLKDDKAFLYGLDSRGDNLQPHRVHVIDGQCSFSDVSSGPNFGGLVFLDNGTQVYSNPGTLYNFDPALIHGNDLNLIELEVYRVEDSGNHLEKPWRNIDWSPGKRKELMESIKSWKPIITSVSKAQVLLVGPVGAGKSSFFNSLSSVFRGHVTSQAVTGSAGTSVTTKFRTYPVMSDKSRKPLPLILCDTMGLEGDVNAGLDIGDITSILQGHVQDRYQFNPLVPLQEEAPGFRKAAYVKDKIHCLVYVIDSSKVKLLPEKMLEKFAAIRRKANLLGIPQLVLLTKVDEACSLVAENLQKVYQSLYIEKMMREAAALLGVSLSAVIPVKNYSRELELHSDIDVLLLSAVIQIIRAAESYFDDIYQDAEEETA, from the exons ATGAGTGACGTCAGATCCCGTCTTACTAAGAAACAGGAGGGGGTGctctgttccatgttttttggaTCTGCCAGGCTCAGCCTGCTGTTCAAAGCCAGCGTCCAGTCCTACAACTACTCTGTCTTCCACCAGAAGTGTGACAGACAAGGTCCAACTCTCACTGTAGCCTACAACAATGCAGGATTCATCTTCGGAGGGTTTATCAGTAAAGATTTTGCTCAAACTGGGTCAAATTTGAAAGATGATAAAGCTTTCTTGTACGGCCTGGATAGCAGGGGTGACAACCTTCAACCACATCGTGTTCATGTGATCGATGGTCAGTGTTCCTTCTCTGATGTCAGCTCTGGTCCCAATTTTGGAGGCCTGGTCTTTCTCGATAATGGAACACAAGTATACAGCAATCCTGGAACGCTCTACAACTTTGATCCTGCACTGATCCATGGAAATGACCTGAACCTGATAGAGTTAGAGGTCTACAGAGTTGAAG ATTCTGGTAACCACCTGGAGAAGCCTTGGAGAAACATTGACTGGAGCCCTGg GAAAAGAAAGGAATTGATGGAATCAATTAAAAGTTGGAAGCCCATCATTACCTCCGTCAGCAAGGCCCAAGTTCTGCTGGTGGGTCCTGTTGGTGCTGGAAAGTCCAGCTTCTTCAACTCTTTAAGTTCGGTCTTccgaggtcatgtgaccagccaGGCAGTGACAGGATCTGCTGGTACCAGTGTGACCACCAAG ttCCGCACCTACCCTGTCATGTCAGATAAGAGTAGAAAGCCGTTACCTCTCATTCTGTGTGACACCATGGGTTTGGAAGGTGATGTGAATGCTGGCCTGGATATAGGGGACATCACAAGTATCTTGCAAGGCCACGTTCAAGATCGCTACCAG TTCAACCCACTGGTGCCCTTGCAAGAAGAAGCACCTGGTTTCCGCAAAGCAGCGTACGTGAAGGACAAGATTCACTGCTTGGTCTATGTGATTGACAGCAGCAAAGTGAAACTGTTGCCTGAAAAAATGCTGGAGAAGTTTGCTGCAATCCGCCGGAAAGCCAACCTGTTGG GGATCCCTCAGCTTGTGCTCCTGACCAAGGTGGATGAGGCCTGTTCCTTAGTGGCGGAGAACCTACAGAAGGTCTACCAGAGTCTGTACATTGAGAAAATG ATGCGAGAGGCCGCCGCCCTCCTTGGTGTCTCTTTGTCGGCCGTGATTCCGGTTAAAAATTACAGCCGTGAGCTGGAGCTCCACAGCGACATCGACGTCCTGCTGCTCAGCGCCGTGATCCAAATAATCCGTGCAGCTGAAAGCTACTTCGATGACATTTACCAAGATGCTGAGGAAGAAACTGCATAG
- the LOC114788418 gene encoding interferon-induced protein 44-like, whose translation MSAVKSNLSKEQERMLCSMFDRAKLSLLFKASVHGYSGSSFHQKCDNQGPTITVAYNNSALVYGGYVSKDFAQTGQDVYDEKAFLFSLDCRSEDFILRQVPVTNGQPAFNDGAYSPNFGSLIFLYNNSNNVFSNPGNYFNFDPAEIHGNDLVLTECEVYRVEGCGEYLTKPLRNIDWSPGKRNELMEAIKSWKPVITSVSKARVLLVGPVGSGKSSFFNSVSSVFRGHVTSQANTGSAGTSVTTQFRTYSILSDSSRNPLPIILCDTMGLESDSNAGVDIVDLTRILKGHVQDRYQFNPAVPMEEDGCKSARLNDRIHCVVYVVDSCKVKFLPDKTLEKLAALRRKVSRLGVAQLVLLTKVDEACPIVEDDLKKIYQSHYIERTMKQVAARLGVSMSAVIPVKNYSRELELEHDTDILLLSAVIQILRAVDSYFDDVDQDAEEGSLRV comes from the exons ATGAGTGCCGTTAAATCCAATCTGTCTAAGGAGCAGGAGAGGATGCTCTGCTCCATGTTCGACCGAGCCAAGCTCAGCCTGCTGTTCAAAGCCAGTGTCCACGGCTACAGCGGCTCCTCCTTCCACCAGAAGTGTGACAATCAAGGCCCAACCATCACTGTGGCCTACAACAACTCAGCTCTTGTCTATGGAGGGTATGTCAGTAAAGATTTTGCTCAGACAGGACAAGATGTCTATGATGAAAAGGCATTTTTATTCAGCCTGGACTGCAGGAGTGAGGACTTCATACTCCGTCAGGTCCCCGTGACCAATGGCCAGCCTGCTTTCAACGATGGCGCATACTCCCCTAATTTTGgatcattaatttttttgtacaacAATTCAAACAATGTGTTCAGCAATCCAGGAAATTACTTCAACTTTGACCCCGCAGAAATACATGGAAACGACTTGGTCCTGACAGAATGTGAGGTGTACAGAGTTGAAG GCTGTGGAGAGTACCTGACCAAACCTCTGAGAAACATCGACTGGAGCCCTGG GAAGAGAAATGAACTCATGGAGGCAATTAAAAGCTGGAAGCCCGTCATAACCTCTGTCAGCAAGGCCCGGGTCTTGCTGGTTGGTCCCGTTGGCTCTGGAAAGTCCAGTTTCTTCAACTCTGTGAGTTCGGTCTTccgaggtcatgtgaccagtcaAGCCAACACAGGTTCCGCTGGCACCAGTGTGACCACTCAG TTCCGCACCTACTCCATCCTGTCAGACAGCAGCAGGAATCCGCTGCCAATCATCCTGTGTGACACCATGGGCTTGGAGAGCGATTCAAATGCTGGCGTGGACATAGTTGACCTCACAAGGATCTTGAAGGGTCACGTTCAGGACCGCTACCAG TTTAATCCAGCGGTGCCCATGGAAGAAGATGGCTGCAAATCTGCACGTCTGAACGACAGGATTCACTGTGTTGTCTACGTGGTCGACAGCTGCAAAGTCAAATTCCTTCCAGACAAAACGCTGGAGAAACTTGCTGCCTTGCGTAGAAAAGTCAGCCGGCTGG GTGTTGCTCAGCTTGTGCTCCTGACCAAGGTGGATGAGGCCTGTCCCATCGTGGAGGACGATCTGAAGAAGATCTATCAGAGTCACTACATCGAGAGGACG ATGAAGCAGGTTGCCGCCCGCCTTGGTGTCTCCATGTCGGCCGTGATTCCGGTTAAAAATTACAGCCGCGAGCTGGAGCTCGAGCACGACACCGACATCCTGCTGCTCAGCGCCGTGATCCAGATACTCCGTGCGGTCGACAGCTACTTCGATGACGTTGACCAAGACGCAGAGGAGGGGAGTCTGAGGGTCTGA
- the LOC114788419 gene encoding interferon-induced protein 44-like translates to MSAVKSNLSKEQERMLCSMFDRAKLSLLFKASVHGYSGSSFHQKCDNQGPTITVAYNNSALVYGGYVSKDFAQTGQDVYDEKAFLFSLDCRSEDFILRQVPVTNGQPAFNDGAYSPNFGSLIFLYNNSNNVFSNPGNYFNFDPAEIHGNDLVLTEGEVYRVEGCGEYLTKPLRNIDWSPGKRNELMEAIKSWKPVITSVSKARVLLVGPVGSGKSSFFNSVSSVFQGHVTSQANTGVTTQLQKHHE, encoded by the exons ATGAGTGCCGTTAAATCCAATCTGTCTAAGGAGCAGGAGAGGATGCTCTGCTCCATGTTCGACCGAGCCAAGCTCAGCCTGCTGTTCAAAGCCAGTGTCCACGGCTACAGCGGCTCCTCCTTCCACCAGAAGTGTGACAATCAAGGCCCAACCATCACTGTGGCCTACAACAACTCAGCTCTTGTCTATGGAGGGTATGTCAGTAAAGATTTTGCTCAGACAGGACAAGATGTCTATGATGAAAAGGCATTTTTATTCAGCCTGGACTGCAGGAGTGAGGACTTCATACTCCGTCAGGTCCCCGTGACCAATGGCCAGCCTGCTTTCAACGATGGCGCATACTCCCCTAATTTTGgatcattaatttttttgtacaacAATTCAAACAATGTGTTCAGCAATCCAGGAAATTACTTCAACTTTGACCCCGCAGAAATACATGGAAACGACTTGGTCCTGACAGAAGGTGAGGTGTACAGAGTTGAAG GCTGTGGAGAGTACCTGACCAAACCTCTGAGAAACATCGACTGGAGCCCTGG GAAGAGAAATGAACTCATGGAGGCAATTAAAAGCTGGAAGCCCGTCATAACCTCTGTCAGCAAGGCCCGGGTCTTGCTGGTTGGTCCCGTTGGCTCTGGAAAGTCCAGTTTCTTCAACTCTGTGAGTTCGGTCTTccaaggtcatgtgaccagtcaAGCCAACACAGGTGTGACCACTCAG CTCCAGAAGCACCATGAGTGA